A section of the Epinephelus moara isolate mb chromosome 3, YSFRI_EMoa_1.0, whole genome shotgun sequence genome encodes:
- the ripk4 gene encoding receptor-interacting serine/threonine-protein kinase 4, producing MDVPDSPHGNMGLLRTFDSSEFGSWEKIGSGGFGQVYKVRHVQWKTWLAIKCPPCLHMDDKERSELLEEAKKMEAAKFRYILPVYGICEDPQGLVMEYMETGSLETLLATEPLPWELRFRIIHETAVGMNFLHCMNPPLLHLDLKPANILLDAHYHVKISDFGLARWNGLSRADDISRDGFCGTIAYLPPESIIEKDRVSDTKHDVYSFSIVIWGILTQKKPYQGENNILQIMVKVVKGVRPDLGAVPRCRPSACAGFLSLMQRCWTTNPDARPSFQEITSEAEELCSKPQEEPRTPTLSTSEPEPTSPKALTSDQVKDNKPVRPKSAMLPEKDYSLSELLSQVDSGISRSFDRVKEDSCHSKENTCKRLSGISSADSAFSSQDSITLSFEKENTYDSAEIQKRKLCEAIRTKDTAKLMKILQPQDVDLLLDGGGSLLHHAVNLANEEAVKFLLLNNANPNLANARGSTPLHLATEKYLKPLAELLLGRRSTNVNAKDEDQYTALHWAAQNGDEAITRLLLDKGAAINETDGQGRTPAHIACQHGQENVIRVLLSRGADVRVKGKDNWTALHLAAWQGHLGIVKLLIKQAGADVDGQTTDGRTPLHLASQRGQYRVARILIELGADVHMTSAGSNTPLHVAAETGHTSTSRLLIKHQADIHGQNALELTPLHLASQRGHLATVKMLIEEGADPYRSNNTLRTPCHMAAENGHCEVLKELLLHCPDAVHLSDNQGLSPLHLAVQGGYSNITAMLLPQSCQDLVTESSVQPVAEQLEPAAPEAKQLQRKVVILKLTEHNDKDCPRPSSSQCASAPC from the exons GGAGCGTTcagagctgctggaggaggCGAAGAAAATGGAGGCAGCCAAGTTCCGATACATCCTGCCTGTGTATGGGATCTGCGAGGACCCCCAAGGCCTCGTCATGGAGTACATGGAGACTGGCTCCCTGGAGACCCTGCTGGCCACCGAGCCGCTGCCCTGGGAGCTCCGCTTCCGCATCATCCACGAGACTGCGGTGGGAATGAACTTCCTGCATTGCATGAACCCACCGCTGCTACACCTGGACCTGAAGCCGGCCAACATCCTGCTGGACGCTCACTATCATGTCAAG ATATCTGATTTTGGCCTGGCCCGGTGGAATGGCCTGTCAAGGGCTGATGACATCAGTAGAGACGGCTTCTGCGGCACCATTGCCTACCTGCCACCTGAGAGCATCATTGAGAAGGACAGAGTGTCGGACACCAAGCACGATGTATACAG TTTCTCCATCGTCATCTGGGGGATTCTTACACAGAAGAAACCCTACCAAG GTGAGAATAACATCCTTCAGATCATGGTGAAGGTAGTGAAGGGGGTGCGTCCAGACCTCGGTGCGGTGCCACGGTGTCGACCTTCAGCCTGTGCAGGGTTCCTGAGCCTCATGCAGCGCTGCTGGACCACAAATCCTGATGCAAGACCCAGCTTCCAGG AAATCACATCTGAAGCTGAGGAGCTCTGCTCTAAACCTCAAGAGGAGCCAAGGACGCCAACCTTATCAACGTCAGAGCCAGAGCCCACTTCCCCCAAAGCACTCACTAGTGACCAG GTTAAAGACAACAAGCCGGTGCGTCCAAAGTCGGCCATGTTGCCGGAAAAAGATTATAGCCTGTCAGAGCTATTGAGCCAAGTGGATTCTGGGATCTCGAGGAGCTTTGATCGGGTGAAGGAGGATAGCTGCCACAGCAAAGAGAACACTTGCAAGAGGCTGTCTGGCATCTCCTCAGCTGATTCAGCCTTCTCCTCCCAAGACTCTATCACGCTGTCTtttgagaaagaaaacacatatG ATTCTGCCGAGATCCAGAAGCGAAAGCTGTGTGAGGCAATCAGGACCAAAGACACTGCCAAGCTGATGAAGATCCTCCAACCTCAGGATGTTGATCTTCTCCTCGACGGAGGAGGCAGTCTGCTCCACCACGCCGTCAACTTGGCCAATGAGGAAGCTGTCAAGTTCCTCCTTCTGAACAATGCCAATCCCAACCTCGCGAATGCCCGTGGCTCCACACCCCTGCACCTGGCCACAGAGAAGTACCTGAAGCCGCTGGCAGAACTTCTGCTCGGTCGGCGCAGCACCAACGTCAACGCCAAAGATGAGGACCAGTACACAGCTTTGCACTGGGCTGCCCAGAATGGGGACGAGGCCATCACGCGTCTGCTGCTGGACAAAGGGGCGGCCATAAATGAAACCGATGGCCAGGGACGCACACCGGCTCACATTGCGTGCCAGCATGGCCAGGAGAATGTAATTCGGGTGCTACTGAGCCGTGGTGCTGATGTTCGAGTCAAGGGCAAAGACAACTGGACGGCGCTCCACTTGGCTGCCTGGCAAGGGCATCTGGGCATCGTCAAGCTGCTGATTAAGCAGGCTGGCGCCGATGTGGATGGGCAGACAACAGATGGCCGCACGCCACTGCATCTGGCTTCTCAGAGGGGGCAGTACAGAGTGGCACGGATCCTGATTGAACTAGGGGCGGATGTTCACATGACTTCTGCTGGGTCAAATACACCCCTACATGTAGCCGCAGAGACGGGTCACACCAGCACCTCTCGCCTCTTGATCAAACACCAAGCGGATATCCACGGCCAGAACGCCCTCGAACTCACTCCTCTCCACCTAGCCTCCCAGCGAGGCCATCTGGCCACAGTCAAGATGTTGATAGAAGAGGGGGCAGACCCCTACAGATCCAACAACACACTACGCACACCCTGCCATATGGCAGCAGAGAATGGACATTGTGAAGTCCTGAAAGAGCTGCTGCTTCACTGTCCAGATGCGGTGCATCTGTCAGACAATCAGGGGCTCAGCCCATTACACCTGGCGGTGCAGGGTGGATACTCAAACATCACCGCTATGCTGCTGCCACAAAGCTGCCAGGACTTAGTTACTGAGAGCTCAGTGCAACCAGTAGCTGAACAGCTAGAGCCAGCTGCCCCGGAGGCGAAGCAGCTCCAGAGGAAAGTCGTCATTCTCAAATTGACGGAGCACAATGACAAAGACTGTCCTCGACCCAGCAGCTCACAGTGTGCCTCAGCACCCTGCTAA